The sequence below is a genomic window from Flavobacterium sediminilitoris.
CAAGCTTTTGAAAGTTGGTATGCGAACTGTCCAGGATTAAAAGTAGTTGTTCCGTCAAATGTTTATGATGCAAAAGGGCTTTTAAAATCAGCAATTCGCGATAATGATCCGGTGATTTTCATGGAATCAGAGCAAATGTATGGAGATAAAGGAGAAGTGCCAGAAGGAGAATATACTTTACCTTTAGGTGTTGCAGATGTTAAAAGAGAAGGTACTGATGTAACAATTGTTTCGTTTGGTAAAATTTTAAAAGAAGCATTTATTGCTGCTGATGAATTAGCAAAAGATGGTATTTCTTGTGAAATTATAGATTTAAGAACGGTTAGACCTTTAGATTATGATACTGTTTTAGCTTCAGTTAAGAAGACAAATAGACTAGTGGTTCTAGAAGAGGCATGGCCATTTGCAAGTGTAGCTTCAGAAATCACTTATATGGTTCAGGAAAAGGCATTTGATTACTTAGATGCTCCAATTCAGAGAATTACTACGGCTGATACTCCTGCTCCATATTCACCAGCATTATTGAAAGAATGGTTGCCAAATGCAAACGATGTAGTTAAAGCAGTAAAAAAAGTTATGTATAAATAAATAGAAACTCACTATATTTGAAACTTCATCACTAAATGATGAAGTTTTTTTTGTTTTATAGAATTATTAAATATGTATATTAAAAAAATATTTTATCTGTTTGTTTTTTTTTCCTTTTTAGGAGTAGCTCAAACGAAAGTTGGTGGAAAAGTTGTAGATGAGTTTAATGAACCTATTCCTTTTGCAAACGTAATATTTAAAGACTCAAGAGAAGGAGTTATTACAGATGAAAATGGAAATTTTTATTTTGAATCTAAAGAAAATTATAGCGCTTTAATAGTTTCTTTTATAGGTTTTGAAAAAAAGGAAGTTCCTTTGAAAGCTGGATTAAACTCAAACTTGAAAATAATTCTAAAAGAGGGAACTCAATTAAAAGAAGTGGTTGTTTATTCAGGAAAAACTTCGAAAAAAGACAACCCTGCTTTAGATATACTTCGAAAAATTTGGGAAAGAAGGAGGAAGAATGGGCTTAGAATGTTTGATCAATATCAATATAATAAATATGAAAAAGTAGAATTCGATATGAATACTATTGATAGTGCTTTTATGAATAGTAAAATATTCAAAGGCATGGAGTTTGTTTTTGATAATATGGATACTTCAAGAATTACAGGAAAATCATACTTGCCTATTTTTATAAATGAAGAATTAAGCGAGGTTTATGGTGATAATGTAACTAAAAAAGAAAAAGAAGTTCTAAAAGCAAATAAAAATTCTGGTTTTGGAGATGGGGATGGAGTTAATACTTTTATTAAAGATCTATACGCAGAATACGATATCTATAATAATTATTTAAAATTCTTTGATAAAGACTTCGTAAGTCCGCTTTCAAGAACAGGGATTAATGTTTATAATTATGTACTAAACGATAGTATGTATATTGATAATAAATGGTGTTATAATATTGTTTATTATCCGAGAAGAAAAAATGAATTGACTTTTAAAGGAGATTTTTGGGTTAATGATAGCACCTTTGCTATTAAAAAAATTAATTTAGAAGCAAGTAAGAGTGCGAATATTAACTGGGTTAAAGAAATATACATCGAACAAGAGTTTGATGTTTTAAATGATTCCGTGTTTTTGTTGAAGAGAGACTATATGATGTCTGATTTTAGTTTTTCTAAAAAAGAAGAATCAAAAGGAGTTTATGGAAAGAGAACAACCGTTTTTAAAGATCATAAATTTAATATTCCAAAAGAAGATAAGTTTTATCGAGAGGAAGTGAATTTTTATGATAATACTGTTTTTAATCAAACTGATGAATTTTGGCAAGAAAATAGATTTGAAAGATTGAATGATAATGAGTTGGGGATCTATAAAATGTTAGATACTTTGCAAACGGTTCCTAAATTTAAACGGATTTATAATCTGGCATCTATTTTGGGAAGTGGTTATATACAGTATGGGAATTTCGATTTTGGACCAATATTTTCAACCTTCGGATATAATGATGTAGAAGGAGCGAGAATACGAATAGGAGGAAGAACATATTTTGGACCAAATGATAAATGGAGGATTCAAGGATATACAGCATACGGTTTTAGAGATGATAAAGTAAAATATGGTATTTCAGGAAGATGGATGATTAATCCGAGAAATCGATTTATTTTGTCATTAGGCAATAGAAGGGATGTTGAGCAGATAGGAGTGAGTTTAACTACTTCAAATGATGTTTTAGGAAGGAGTTTTGCCTCGTCTTCTTTGTTTTCTAGTGGAACGAATAATAAGCTTACAAATGTGAATTTGACAACATTAGGAGCAGAAATGGAAATGCTAAAGAATTTTAGTATTCAAACAAATTTCTCTTATAGAACATTGTCTTCTGCTTCAAATGAATTTAGTTTAGATTATTATACCGATTTAACGCAAACTCAGGTTAAAAGTGAAGTTAAGCAAGCAGAACTTAACTTACAGTTAGAATATACACCAGGTAGAAAAACAGTAGGATATGGAGTTGATAGGTTAGAAGTTGATAGTAATTATGCTCGTTTTTTTATAAGTTATAGTAGTGGAATGAAAGGTGTTTTTGATAGTGATTTTGATTATCAAAAACTTCAACTTTACTATAGGCAGCCTGTATTAATAGGTGGTTTCGGAAGATTATTTACTACTTTTGAAACAGGTAAAATTTTTGGAACAGTGCCATTAGGATTGATGGGAGTCGTTCCTGGTAATCAGTCTTATTTTATTATAGAAAATACATATAATCTTTTAGATTATTATGACTTTGTTGCAGATGAGTATGCATCACTTCATTTTGAACATCATTTTAATGGACGATTATTTTCAAGAGTGCCTCTTTTAAGAAAATTAAACCTCAGGGAAATAGTTGGAATTAAAGGAGTTTATGGTAATGTTTCTCAAAACAATAGAACTATTAATGCTTCAGGTTTAAATTATATAGCACCAGAAAATTTATATTGGGAATATCATGCAGGAATAGGAAATATATTTAAAGTACTTCGTATTGATTTTGCATGGAGAGGAAGTTATTTGAATATGCCAGATGCTAGAAAATTTGGAGTTAGAGCTTCGTTTGGTTTTTATTTCTAAAAAAATGGAAGAGTCAATTCAATATCTAATTTCGGTTGATAAGGTCTTGAATCAGCTTTATAAAAAATATGGAGTTCCTTATATTCCTAGTAGACCACAAGGTTTTGTTACGCTATGTAAATTAATTTTAGAGCAGCAAGTTTCTTTATCTTCTGCAAAAGCATGTTTCCTAAAATTGGAATCGTTTTTAGTAGAAATTACACCTAGTACAATTTTTGAGGCAAATGAAGAAGATTTAAAAGCTAATGGGATAAGTCGACAAAAAGTAGTATATCTTAAAGAATTATCAAAAGCAGTTTTAAATAAGCAGTTAAATCTAGATAGTTTTGAATTGAAATCAGCAGATGAAATTCGAAAAGAGTTAATCAAGATTAAAGGAATTGGAAATTGGACAATTGATGTTTACCTTATGTTTTCTCTTCAAAAACAAGATATAATTCCATTGGGAGATATCGCAATTATAAATACAATAAAAGAGTTATATAATTGTTGCTCTTCAGATGATATTTTGATAATCTCACAAAAATGGAAGCCGTATAGAACAATGGCATCTTATTTTTTATGGCATTATTATTTGGAGAAAAGAAATAGAAAGCCATTGGTGTATTAAAAAAATGTTTCTAGTCTTAAAAATAAGGTAATGTTTATTATCTTTGCACTCCCTTATAAAAATAAATAAAAATGACTGCAGATAAAGTTACTACATTTGATGTACTGATTGAAATTCCAAGAGGGAGTAGAAATAAATATGAGTACGATTTCGAGTTAAAAAGAATGCGTTTTGATAGAATGTTATTTTCTTCAATGATGTATCCAGCAGATTATGGATTTATTCCTGAAACATTAGCATTAGATGGAGACCCATTAGATGTTTTAGTTTTAGTTAATGAGCCAACTTTTCCTGGTTGTGTAATGGAAGTTAAACCAATTGGAGTTTTTCATATGGCAGATGATAAAGGACCAGATGAAAAAGTAATTTGTGTTCCAGTTTCTGATCCTATTTGGAATAAATTAAATGATTTAAGTGATGTAAATTCACACTTAATAAAAGAAATTGAACATTTTTTTCAAGTTTATAAAGATTTAGAAAATAAACAAGTTGATGTTGAAGGATGGGGAGATGTTAATGAAGCAAAAGAAATTTTTGTAAAATGTACAAAGCGTTTTCAAGAAATAGAAAATAAACCAGAAGGATTGTTTAGTATTAAATAGTTTTTAAAGAATTTCATAAAAAAGGCAATATTGTTAATCAATATTGCCTTTTTTGTTTATTTTTGTTAAGAACGACAAATTATTTTTAACTAAAACAACCAAAAAATTTTATGGATTCAATAATGATTTACGTGCCAATTATTATGGCAATTATTGGGCTTCTTTTTATGATGTATAAAAGGGCTTGGGTTTTAAAGCAAGATGCAGGAGATGGTAAAATGAAAGAAATTTCAGATTATATATATGAGGGAGCGCTAGCATTTTTAAAGGCAGAATATAGATTATTAACTTTTTTTGTAATTGGAGCAAGTATTGCGTTAGCAGGTATTTCATATATTGTTCCTACAACGCATATATTAATAGTGGTTGCATTTATTTTTGGAGCTATTTTCTCAGCTTTGGCCGGAAATATGGGGATGAAGATAGCAACAAAGACTAATGTTCGTACAACACAAGCAGCCCGTACTAGCTTGCCTCAAGCATTAAAAGTTTCTTTTGGTGGTGGAACAGTTATGGGATTAGGAGTTGCGGGTTTAGCCGTCCTTGGTTTAACAGCATTTTTTATTATTCTTTTTCATGTATTTATGAAAGGAACTTGGACTTCTACTGAAGATATGACAATTGTTTTAGAAACTTTAGCAGGATTCTCTTTAGGAGCAGAGTCAATTGCGTTGTTCGCTCGTGTTGGTGGAGGTATTTACACTAAGGCTGCAGATGTTGGAGCAGATTTAGTTGGTAAAGTAGAGGCTGGTATTCCAGAAGACGATCCTCGTAATCCTGCTACAATTGCAGATAACGTAGGTGATAACGTAGGTGATGTTGCGGGTATGGGAGCTGATTTATTTGGTTCTTATGTAGCAACAGTTTTAGCGGCAATGGTTTTAGGAAATTATGTAATTAAAGATATGGGAGGAAGTATTCAAGATGCTTTTGGAGGAATTGGTCCCATTTTATTACCAATGGCAATTGCAGGTTTCGGAATTTTATTTTCGATTATCGGAACCATGTTAGTCAAAATTAAAAGTGATGATGCTAAAGAAAAACAAGTACAAGGAGCTTTAAATATTGGAAACTGGGTTTCTATTGTTTTAACGCTAATATCGTGTTTTTTCTTGGTGAAATATATGTTGCCTGAAACTATGAAAATGGATTTTTTTGGTGAAGGGTTAAAGGATATTTCTTCAATGCGTGTATTTTATGCAACTATTGTAGGGTTAGTAGTTGGTGGAGTTATTTCTTCAGTTACAGAATATTATACAGGATTAGGGACAAAACCAGTTCTAGCAATCGTGCAAAAATCATCAACTGGTGCAGGAACAAATGTAATAGCAGGTTTAGCAACAGGAATGATTTCTACCTTTCCGACAGTATTGATTTTTGCTGGAGCAATTTGGGCTTCTTATGCATTGGCAGGATTTTATGGAGTTGCTTTAGCTGCTTCTGCAATGATGGCAACTACCGCAATGCAATTAGCAATTGATGCTTTTGGGCCAATCTCGGATAACGCTGGAGGAATTGCTGAAATGAGTGAATTACCAAAAGAAGTTAGAACAAGAACAGATATTTTAGATTCTGTAGGAAATACAACTGCAGCAACAGGGAAAGGATTTGCAATTGCTTCGGCTGCTTTAACTTCATTAGCCTTATTCGCTGCGTATGTAACTTTTACAGGAATTGATGGAATTAAC
It includes:
- a CDS encoding pyruvate dehydrogenase complex E1 component subunit beta, with translation MKTIQFREAVCEAMSEEMRRDESIYLIGEEVAEYNGAYKASKGMLDEFGAKRVIDAPIAELGFAGIAVGSAMNGNRPIVEFMTFNFSLVGIDQIINNAAKMRQMSGGQFNIPIVFRGPTASAGQLAATHSQAFESWYANCPGLKVVVPSNVYDAKGLLKSAIRDNDPVIFMESEQMYGDKGEVPEGEYTLPLGVADVKREGTDVTIVSFGKILKEAFIAADELAKDGISCEIIDLRTVRPLDYDTVLASVKKTNRLVVLEEAWPFASVASEITYMVQEKAFDYLDAPIQRITTADTPAPYSPALLKEWLPNANDVVKAVKKVMYK
- a CDS encoding DUF5686 family protein codes for the protein MYIKKIFYLFVFFSFLGVAQTKVGGKVVDEFNEPIPFANVIFKDSREGVITDENGNFYFESKENYSALIVSFIGFEKKEVPLKAGLNSNLKIILKEGTQLKEVVVYSGKTSKKDNPALDILRKIWERRRKNGLRMFDQYQYNKYEKVEFDMNTIDSAFMNSKIFKGMEFVFDNMDTSRITGKSYLPIFINEELSEVYGDNVTKKEKEVLKANKNSGFGDGDGVNTFIKDLYAEYDIYNNYLKFFDKDFVSPLSRTGINVYNYVLNDSMYIDNKWCYNIVYYPRRKNELTFKGDFWVNDSTFAIKKINLEASKSANINWVKEIYIEQEFDVLNDSVFLLKRDYMMSDFSFSKKEESKGVYGKRTTVFKDHKFNIPKEDKFYREEVNFYDNTVFNQTDEFWQENRFERLNDNELGIYKMLDTLQTVPKFKRIYNLASILGSGYIQYGNFDFGPIFSTFGYNDVEGARIRIGGRTYFGPNDKWRIQGYTAYGFRDDKVKYGISGRWMINPRNRFILSLGNRRDVEQIGVSLTTSNDVLGRSFASSSLFSSGTNNKLTNVNLTTLGAEMEMLKNFSIQTNFSYRTLSSASNEFSLDYYTDLTQTQVKSEVKQAELNLQLEYTPGRKTVGYGVDRLEVDSNYARFFISYSSGMKGVFDSDFDYQKLQLYYRQPVLIGGFGRLFTTFETGKIFGTVPLGLMGVVPGNQSYFIIENTYNLLDYYDFVADEYASLHFEHHFNGRLFSRVPLLRKLNLREIVGIKGVYGNVSQNNRTINASGLNYIAPENLYWEYHAGIGNIFKVLRIDFAWRGSYLNMPDARKFGVRASFGFYF
- a CDS encoding DNA-3-methyladenine glycosylase family protein, whose protein sequence is MEESIQYLISVDKVLNQLYKKYGVPYIPSRPQGFVTLCKLILEQQVSLSSAKACFLKLESFLVEITPSTIFEANEEDLKANGISRQKVVYLKELSKAVLNKQLNLDSFELKSADEIRKELIKIKGIGNWTIDVYLMFSLQKQDIIPLGDIAIINTIKELYNCCSSDDILIISQKWKPYRTMASYFLWHYYLEKRNRKPLVY
- a CDS encoding inorganic diphosphatase, with protein sequence MTADKVTTFDVLIEIPRGSRNKYEYDFELKRMRFDRMLFSSMMYPADYGFIPETLALDGDPLDVLVLVNEPTFPGCVMEVKPIGVFHMADDKGPDEKVICVPVSDPIWNKLNDLSDVNSHLIKEIEHFFQVYKDLENKQVDVEGWGDVNEAKEIFVKCTKRFQEIENKPEGLFSIK
- a CDS encoding sodium-translocating pyrophosphatase — encoded protein: MDSIMIYVPIIMAIIGLLFMMYKRAWVLKQDAGDGKMKEISDYIYEGALAFLKAEYRLLTFFVIGASIALAGISYIVPTTHILIVVAFIFGAIFSALAGNMGMKIATKTNVRTTQAARTSLPQALKVSFGGGTVMGLGVAGLAVLGLTAFFIILFHVFMKGTWTSTEDMTIVLETLAGFSLGAESIALFARVGGGIYTKAADVGADLVGKVEAGIPEDDPRNPATIADNVGDNVGDVAGMGADLFGSYVATVLAAMVLGNYVIKDMGGSIQDAFGGIGPILLPMAIAGFGILFSIIGTMLVKIKSDDAKEKQVQGALNIGNWVSIVLTLISCFFLVKYMLPETMKMDFFGEGLKDISSMRVFYATIVGLVVGGVISSVTEYYTGLGTKPVLAIVQKSSTGAGTNVIAGLATGMISTFPTVLIFAGAIWASYALAGFYGVALAASAMMATTAMQLAIDAFGPISDNAGGIAEMSELPKEVRTRTDILDSVGNTTAATGKGFAIASAALTSLALFAAYVTFTGIDGINIFKAPVLAMLFVGGMIPVVFSALAMNSVGKAAMDMVYEVRRQFKEIPGIMEGTGKPEYGKCVEISTKAALREMMLPGILTIGFPIAIVLLGKLVYTDNNQLIAEMLGGYMAGVTVSGVLWAVFQNNAGGAWDNAKKSFEAGVEINGEMTYKGSDAHKAAVTGDTVGDPFKDTSGPSMNILIKLTCLIGLVIAPILGGHSVTTELGSCCHKHGSTVECHSKNVEECEAKGCLNPNCKHLQGGDATHVHGPNCNHNVEKTIIDIDVVKEKDENGIVKATVIVKSNVNGKELIEEKVFEGSEIEVEAKIAELGK